One genomic window of Candoia aspera isolate rCanAsp1 chromosome 12, rCanAsp1.hap2, whole genome shotgun sequence includes the following:
- the ZNF711 gene encoding zinc finger protein 711 isoform X1 yields the protein MIMDPGGGSLGLQTQESKMPHTMIMQDFVAGMAGTAHIDGDHIVVSVPEAVLVSDVVTDDGITLDHGLAAEVVQGPDIITETDVVTEGVIVPESVLEADVAIEEGLDTSDHVLTSDLITETVRVPDQVFVADLVTGPDGHLEHVVQDSVSGPDSPTMVSEEVLVTNSDPETVIQAAAAVPGSTVTIKTEDDDDGKSTSEDYLMISLDDVGEKLDHIGNTPLKISTEVSHGDVSKDDGFGSEVIKVYIFKAEAEDDVEIGGTEIVTESDFHNGHSVTGVLEQGSVGRVQREKMVYMAVKDSSQEDEDISCAEIADEVYMEVIVGEEEATSLPDAQLEDSGVNKTFVPVAWAAAYGDDRRLPRKYEDCQTPGTNLDARLENKNGNTTQYLQICDSINTNRLLKQKTKKRRRGEARQWQTAVIIGPDGQPLTVYPCHICGKKFKSRGFLKRHMKNHPDHMIKKKYQCTDCDFTTNKKVSFHNHLESHKLINKGDKTHEFTEYTRRYREASPLSSNKLILRDKEPKLHKCKYCDYETAEQGLLNRHLLAVHSKNFPHVCVECGKGFRHPSELKKHMRTHTGEKPYQCQHCVFRCADQSNLKTHIKTKHGPDLPFKCEHCPQAFTDEKELQQHTELFQGHKTHQCPHCDHKSTNSSDLKRHVISVHTKDFPHKCEVCEKGFHRPSELKKHSETHKGKKVHQCRHCDFKTSDPFVLSGHILSVHTKDLPFKCKRCKRGFRQQMELKKHMKAHSGRKVYQCQYCEYSTTDASGFKRHVISIHTKDYPHRCEYCKKGFRRPSEKNQHIMRHHKEALA from the exons ATGATTATGGATCCAGGTGGTGGAAGTCTTGGTTTGCAGACACAGGAATCCAAAATGCCTCACACTATGATTATGCAGGATTTtg TGGCTGGAATGGCTGGTACTGCTCATATTGATGGAGATCATATTGTTGTGTCAGTCCCTGAAGCTGTACTGGTTTCAGATGTTGTCACAGATGATGGGATAACACTTGATCATGGCTTAGCAGCTGAAGTTGTCCAAGGACCTGATATCATAACTGAAACTGACGTTGTTACCGAAGGAGTGATTGTTCCTGAATCTGTATTGGAAGCAGATGTTGCCATTGAAGAAGGATTAGATACCAGTGATCATGTTTTAACTTCAGACTTAATAACGGAAACTGTTAGAGTTCCTGATCAAGTTTTTGTGGCTGATCTTGTTACGGGTCCTGATGGACATTTGGAACATGTGGTGCAAGATTCTGTATCAGGACCTGACTCTCCCACAATGGTATCAGAAGAAGTTCTTGTGACGAATTCAGATCCCGAAACTGTGATTCAAGCAGCTGCCGCTGTTCCTGGCTCCACTGTTACTATCAAGACTGAAGATGACGATGATGGCAAGAGCACGTCTGAAGACTATTTAATGATATCTT tggaTGACGTTGGGGAAAAATTAGACCATATCGGAAACACCCCCCTAAAAATCAGCACTGAGGTTTCCCATGGTGACGTATCTAAAGATGATGGGTTTGGTTCTGAAGTTATTAAAGTTTACATATTTAAAGCCGAAGCTGAGGATGATGTTGAAATAG GTGGAACAGAGATTGTAACAGAGAGTGACTTTCATAATGGACATTCTGTAACTGGAGTTCTGGAGCAAGGCAGTGTTGGTAGAGTTCAACGAGAGAAGATGGTTTATATGGCCGTTAAGGATTCTTCCCAAGAAGATGAAGATATTA GCTGTGCTGAAATAGCAGATGAAGTTTACATGGAGGTAATTGTTGGTGAAGAGGAAGCCACGTCACTTCCTGATGCACAGCTCGAAGACTCTGGTGTGAATAAAACTTTTGTTCCGGTTGCATGGGCTGCTGCTTATG GGGATGATAGAAGACTTCCCAGGAAATATGAAGACTGTCAAACACCAG GAACAAACTTGGATGCAAGATTAGAGAACAAGAATGGTAATACAACTCAGTATCTGCAGATTTGTGATAGCATTAATACAAACAGATTGCTTAAGCAGAAGAccaagaaaaggagaagaggTGAAGCGCGACAGTGGCAGACAG CTGTTATAATAGGCCCCGATGGACAGCCCTTAACAGTCTACCCTTGTCACATATGTGGGAAAAAATTTAAGTCCAGGGGATTCTTGAAAAGGCATATGAAAAACCACCCAGACCACATGATTAAGAAGAAGTATCAGTGCACGGACTGTGACTTTACGACTAACAAGAAAGTCAGCTTCCATAATCACCTGGAAAGCCATAAGCTTATCAACAAAGGTGACAAAACGCACGAATTCACAGAGTACACCAGGCGCTACAGAGAGGCGAGCCCACTGAGCTCAAACAAACTGATCCTGCGGGATAAGGAACCGAAGTTGCACAAGTGCAAATATTGTGACTACGAGACTGCCGAGCAAGGCCTGCTGAACAGGCACCTGCTCGCGGTTCACAGCAAGAACTTTCCCCACGTTTGCGTGGAGTGTGGGAAGGGGTTCCGCCACCCGTCGGAGCTCAAAAAGCACATGAGgacccacacgggggagaagccttACCAGTGCCAGCACTGCGTCTTCCGCTGTGCAGACCAGTCCAACCTGAAGACGCACATCAAAACCAAGCACGGGCCTGACCTGCCCTTCAAATGCGAACACTGTCCGCAGGCCTTCACGGACGAGAAGGAGCTTCAGCAGCACACAGAGCTCTTCCAGGGGCACAAGACCCACCAGTGCCCGCACTGCGACCACAAGAGCACCAACTCCAGTGACCTGAAGCGGCACGTCATCTCCGTCCACACGAAAGACTTCCCTCACAAGTGTGAGGTTTGCGAGAAAGGGTTCCACCGCCCGTCGGAGCTTAAGAAGCACAGCGAAACCCACAAAGGTAAGAAGGTGCACCAGTGTCGGCACTGTGATTTTAAAACTTCAGACCCTTTTGTACTCAGCGGGCACATCCTCTCAGTCCACACCAAGGACTTGCCTTTTAAGTGCAAGCGCTGCAAGCGGGGGTTTCGGCAGCAGATGGAGCTGAAGAAGCACATGAAGGCCCACAGCGGAAGGAAAGTCTACCAGTGCCAGTATTGCGAGTACAGCACCACGGACGCGTCCGGCTTCAAGCGGCACGTCATATCGATACACACGAAAGACTACCCTCACAGGTGCGAGTACTGCAAAAAGGGCTTCCGGCGGCCCTCCGAGAAGAACCAGCACATAATGAGGCACCACAAGGAGGCCCTCGCGTAG
- the ZNF711 gene encoding zinc finger protein 711 isoform X2: MIMDPGGGSLGLQTQESKMPHTMIMQDFVAGMAGTAHIDGDHIVVSVPEAVLVSDVVTDDGITLDHGLAAEVVQGPDIITETDVVTEGVIVPESVLEADVAIEEGLDTSDHVLTSDLITETVRVPDQVFVADLVTGPDGHLEHVVQDSVSGPDSPTMVSEEVLVTNSDPETVIQAAAAVPGSTVTIKTEDDDDGKSTSEDYLMISLDDVGEKLDHIGNTPLKISTEVSHGDVSKDDGFGSEVIKVYIFKAEAEDDVEIGGTEIVTESDFHNGHSVTGVLEQGSVGRVQREKMVYMAVKDSSQEDEDIRDDRRLPRKYEDCQTPGTNLDARLENKNGNTTQYLQICDSINTNRLLKQKTKKRRRGEARQWQTAVIIGPDGQPLTVYPCHICGKKFKSRGFLKRHMKNHPDHMIKKKYQCTDCDFTTNKKVSFHNHLESHKLINKGDKTHEFTEYTRRYREASPLSSNKLILRDKEPKLHKCKYCDYETAEQGLLNRHLLAVHSKNFPHVCVECGKGFRHPSELKKHMRTHTGEKPYQCQHCVFRCADQSNLKTHIKTKHGPDLPFKCEHCPQAFTDEKELQQHTELFQGHKTHQCPHCDHKSTNSSDLKRHVISVHTKDFPHKCEVCEKGFHRPSELKKHSETHKGKKVHQCRHCDFKTSDPFVLSGHILSVHTKDLPFKCKRCKRGFRQQMELKKHMKAHSGRKVYQCQYCEYSTTDASGFKRHVISIHTKDYPHRCEYCKKGFRRPSEKNQHIMRHHKEALA; encoded by the exons ATGATTATGGATCCAGGTGGTGGAAGTCTTGGTTTGCAGACACAGGAATCCAAAATGCCTCACACTATGATTATGCAGGATTTtg TGGCTGGAATGGCTGGTACTGCTCATATTGATGGAGATCATATTGTTGTGTCAGTCCCTGAAGCTGTACTGGTTTCAGATGTTGTCACAGATGATGGGATAACACTTGATCATGGCTTAGCAGCTGAAGTTGTCCAAGGACCTGATATCATAACTGAAACTGACGTTGTTACCGAAGGAGTGATTGTTCCTGAATCTGTATTGGAAGCAGATGTTGCCATTGAAGAAGGATTAGATACCAGTGATCATGTTTTAACTTCAGACTTAATAACGGAAACTGTTAGAGTTCCTGATCAAGTTTTTGTGGCTGATCTTGTTACGGGTCCTGATGGACATTTGGAACATGTGGTGCAAGATTCTGTATCAGGACCTGACTCTCCCACAATGGTATCAGAAGAAGTTCTTGTGACGAATTCAGATCCCGAAACTGTGATTCAAGCAGCTGCCGCTGTTCCTGGCTCCACTGTTACTATCAAGACTGAAGATGACGATGATGGCAAGAGCACGTCTGAAGACTATTTAATGATATCTT tggaTGACGTTGGGGAAAAATTAGACCATATCGGAAACACCCCCCTAAAAATCAGCACTGAGGTTTCCCATGGTGACGTATCTAAAGATGATGGGTTTGGTTCTGAAGTTATTAAAGTTTACATATTTAAAGCCGAAGCTGAGGATGATGTTGAAATAG GTGGAACAGAGATTGTAACAGAGAGTGACTTTCATAATGGACATTCTGTAACTGGAGTTCTGGAGCAAGGCAGTGTTGGTAGAGTTCAACGAGAGAAGATGGTTTATATGGCCGTTAAGGATTCTTCCCAAGAAGATGAAGATATTA GGGATGATAGAAGACTTCCCAGGAAATATGAAGACTGTCAAACACCAG GAACAAACTTGGATGCAAGATTAGAGAACAAGAATGGTAATACAACTCAGTATCTGCAGATTTGTGATAGCATTAATACAAACAGATTGCTTAAGCAGAAGAccaagaaaaggagaagaggTGAAGCGCGACAGTGGCAGACAG CTGTTATAATAGGCCCCGATGGACAGCCCTTAACAGTCTACCCTTGTCACATATGTGGGAAAAAATTTAAGTCCAGGGGATTCTTGAAAAGGCATATGAAAAACCACCCAGACCACATGATTAAGAAGAAGTATCAGTGCACGGACTGTGACTTTACGACTAACAAGAAAGTCAGCTTCCATAATCACCTGGAAAGCCATAAGCTTATCAACAAAGGTGACAAAACGCACGAATTCACAGAGTACACCAGGCGCTACAGAGAGGCGAGCCCACTGAGCTCAAACAAACTGATCCTGCGGGATAAGGAACCGAAGTTGCACAAGTGCAAATATTGTGACTACGAGACTGCCGAGCAAGGCCTGCTGAACAGGCACCTGCTCGCGGTTCACAGCAAGAACTTTCCCCACGTTTGCGTGGAGTGTGGGAAGGGGTTCCGCCACCCGTCGGAGCTCAAAAAGCACATGAGgacccacacgggggagaagccttACCAGTGCCAGCACTGCGTCTTCCGCTGTGCAGACCAGTCCAACCTGAAGACGCACATCAAAACCAAGCACGGGCCTGACCTGCCCTTCAAATGCGAACACTGTCCGCAGGCCTTCACGGACGAGAAGGAGCTTCAGCAGCACACAGAGCTCTTCCAGGGGCACAAGACCCACCAGTGCCCGCACTGCGACCACAAGAGCACCAACTCCAGTGACCTGAAGCGGCACGTCATCTCCGTCCACACGAAAGACTTCCCTCACAAGTGTGAGGTTTGCGAGAAAGGGTTCCACCGCCCGTCGGAGCTTAAGAAGCACAGCGAAACCCACAAAGGTAAGAAGGTGCACCAGTGTCGGCACTGTGATTTTAAAACTTCAGACCCTTTTGTACTCAGCGGGCACATCCTCTCAGTCCACACCAAGGACTTGCCTTTTAAGTGCAAGCGCTGCAAGCGGGGGTTTCGGCAGCAGATGGAGCTGAAGAAGCACATGAAGGCCCACAGCGGAAGGAAAGTCTACCAGTGCCAGTATTGCGAGTACAGCACCACGGACGCGTCCGGCTTCAAGCGGCACGTCATATCGATACACACGAAAGACTACCCTCACAGGTGCGAGTACTGCAAAAAGGGCTTCCGGCGGCCCTCCGAGAAGAACCAGCACATAATGAGGCACCACAAGGAGGCCCTCGCGTAG
- the ZNF711 gene encoding zinc finger protein 711 isoform X3, with protein MNLNISHLETAKKVDDVGEKLDHIGNTPLKISTEVSHGDVSKDDGFGSEVIKVYIFKAEAEDDVEIGGTEIVTESDFHNGHSVTGVLEQGSVGRVQREKMVYMAVKDSSQEDEDISCAEIADEVYMEVIVGEEEATSLPDAQLEDSGVNKTFVPVAWAAAYGDDRRLPRKYEDCQTPGTNLDARLENKNGNTTQYLQICDSINTNRLLKQKTKKRRRGEARQWQTAVIIGPDGQPLTVYPCHICGKKFKSRGFLKRHMKNHPDHMIKKKYQCTDCDFTTNKKVSFHNHLESHKLINKGDKTHEFTEYTRRYREASPLSSNKLILRDKEPKLHKCKYCDYETAEQGLLNRHLLAVHSKNFPHVCVECGKGFRHPSELKKHMRTHTGEKPYQCQHCVFRCADQSNLKTHIKTKHGPDLPFKCEHCPQAFTDEKELQQHTELFQGHKTHQCPHCDHKSTNSSDLKRHVISVHTKDFPHKCEVCEKGFHRPSELKKHSETHKGKKVHQCRHCDFKTSDPFVLSGHILSVHTKDLPFKCKRCKRGFRQQMELKKHMKAHSGRKVYQCQYCEYSTTDASGFKRHVISIHTKDYPHRCEYCKKGFRRPSEKNQHIMRHHKEALA; from the exons ATGAATCTGAACATCTCACACCTGGAAACAGCTAAGAAAG tggaTGACGTTGGGGAAAAATTAGACCATATCGGAAACACCCCCCTAAAAATCAGCACTGAGGTTTCCCATGGTGACGTATCTAAAGATGATGGGTTTGGTTCTGAAGTTATTAAAGTTTACATATTTAAAGCCGAAGCTGAGGATGATGTTGAAATAG GTGGAACAGAGATTGTAACAGAGAGTGACTTTCATAATGGACATTCTGTAACTGGAGTTCTGGAGCAAGGCAGTGTTGGTAGAGTTCAACGAGAGAAGATGGTTTATATGGCCGTTAAGGATTCTTCCCAAGAAGATGAAGATATTA GCTGTGCTGAAATAGCAGATGAAGTTTACATGGAGGTAATTGTTGGTGAAGAGGAAGCCACGTCACTTCCTGATGCACAGCTCGAAGACTCTGGTGTGAATAAAACTTTTGTTCCGGTTGCATGGGCTGCTGCTTATG GGGATGATAGAAGACTTCCCAGGAAATATGAAGACTGTCAAACACCAG GAACAAACTTGGATGCAAGATTAGAGAACAAGAATGGTAATACAACTCAGTATCTGCAGATTTGTGATAGCATTAATACAAACAGATTGCTTAAGCAGAAGAccaagaaaaggagaagaggTGAAGCGCGACAGTGGCAGACAG CTGTTATAATAGGCCCCGATGGACAGCCCTTAACAGTCTACCCTTGTCACATATGTGGGAAAAAATTTAAGTCCAGGGGATTCTTGAAAAGGCATATGAAAAACCACCCAGACCACATGATTAAGAAGAAGTATCAGTGCACGGACTGTGACTTTACGACTAACAAGAAAGTCAGCTTCCATAATCACCTGGAAAGCCATAAGCTTATCAACAAAGGTGACAAAACGCACGAATTCACAGAGTACACCAGGCGCTACAGAGAGGCGAGCCCACTGAGCTCAAACAAACTGATCCTGCGGGATAAGGAACCGAAGTTGCACAAGTGCAAATATTGTGACTACGAGACTGCCGAGCAAGGCCTGCTGAACAGGCACCTGCTCGCGGTTCACAGCAAGAACTTTCCCCACGTTTGCGTGGAGTGTGGGAAGGGGTTCCGCCACCCGTCGGAGCTCAAAAAGCACATGAGgacccacacgggggagaagccttACCAGTGCCAGCACTGCGTCTTCCGCTGTGCAGACCAGTCCAACCTGAAGACGCACATCAAAACCAAGCACGGGCCTGACCTGCCCTTCAAATGCGAACACTGTCCGCAGGCCTTCACGGACGAGAAGGAGCTTCAGCAGCACACAGAGCTCTTCCAGGGGCACAAGACCCACCAGTGCCCGCACTGCGACCACAAGAGCACCAACTCCAGTGACCTGAAGCGGCACGTCATCTCCGTCCACACGAAAGACTTCCCTCACAAGTGTGAGGTTTGCGAGAAAGGGTTCCACCGCCCGTCGGAGCTTAAGAAGCACAGCGAAACCCACAAAGGTAAGAAGGTGCACCAGTGTCGGCACTGTGATTTTAAAACTTCAGACCCTTTTGTACTCAGCGGGCACATCCTCTCAGTCCACACCAAGGACTTGCCTTTTAAGTGCAAGCGCTGCAAGCGGGGGTTTCGGCAGCAGATGGAGCTGAAGAAGCACATGAAGGCCCACAGCGGAAGGAAAGTCTACCAGTGCCAGTATTGCGAGTACAGCACCACGGACGCGTCCGGCTTCAAGCGGCACGTCATATCGATACACACGAAAGACTACCCTCACAGGTGCGAGTACTGCAAAAAGGGCTTCCGGCGGCCCTCCGAGAAGAACCAGCACATAATGAGGCACCACAAGGAGGCCCTCGCGTAG